The Aquiluna sp. KACHI24 genome contains a region encoding:
- the ispD gene encoding 2-C-methyl-D-erythritol 4-phosphate cytidylyltransferase — translation MKSALILVAAGKGERLGLGIPKALVQISEATILEHALSVITNLKPIQLIIVAPEDHLEVFQEIASRFDVSAQVVAGGATRQQSVKNGLALVTTPTVLVHDAARCFTPAVVFEAVDAALIQAKSVVPGLPVTDTIKQLEGDTVLKTLDRSTLVAVQTPQGFEVASLRKALDEATADFTDEAGLMESAGHTTKVVRGSAKALKVTTPEDLQQFNRPSQRVGIGTDAHQFSDSGELVLGLLTWPELPKLEGHSDGDSVAHAVVDALLTAAGLGDIGSNFGVDRPEFKGASGEVFLNETLRMVSEAGFSVSNVSVQIVGDKPKVGPRRAELEKRLSEALNAPVSVAATTTDGLGFLSDARGVAAVATALLARRS, via the coding sequence GTGAAGTCTGCCCTAATCCTGGTCGCTGCCGGCAAGGGCGAGCGTCTTGGGCTCGGTATCCCCAAGGCTTTGGTTCAAATATCTGAAGCCACCATCTTGGAGCATGCGCTCTCGGTGATTACTAACCTCAAGCCGATTCAGCTGATCATTGTTGCACCGGAAGATCACCTTGAAGTCTTCCAAGAGATCGCTTCCCGCTTCGATGTGTCAGCTCAGGTCGTTGCCGGTGGGGCAACCAGGCAGCAGTCTGTGAAAAATGGATTGGCACTTGTGACCACACCAACTGTTTTGGTCCATGATGCCGCCAGGTGCTTCACCCCGGCTGTTGTATTTGAGGCAGTCGATGCGGCGCTGATACAGGCTAAGAGCGTGGTTCCAGGGCTACCGGTCACAGACACCATCAAGCAACTCGAGGGTGACACGGTATTGAAGACTCTCGATCGCTCAACTTTGGTCGCGGTTCAAACCCCTCAGGGTTTTGAGGTGGCCAGCCTTCGCAAAGCGCTTGATGAGGCTACCGCTGACTTCACCGATGAAGCGGGGTTGATGGAGTCCGCTGGGCACACAACAAAAGTTGTCAGGGGATCAGCAAAGGCGCTGAAGGTAACAACTCCAGAAGATTTGCAGCAGTTCAATCGACCATCGCAGCGGGTTGGAATTGGAACAGATGCTCACCAATTTTCCGACTCAGGTGAGCTGGTGCTCGGGTTGCTTACCTGGCCTGAGCTTCCAAAACTTGAGGGGCACTCTGATGGCGACAGCGTTGCACACGCCGTAGTTGATGCCCTTTTGACAGCGGCCGGACTTGGAGACATTGGCAGCAACTTCGGAGTCGATCGCCCAGAGTTCAAAGGTGCATCGGGTGAGGTATTTCTAAACGAGACGCTAAGGATGGTCTCGGAGGCTGGCTTTAGTGTTTCAAATGTTTCAGTGCAGATTGTTGGCGATAAACCCAAGGTCGGACCAAGAAGAGCTGAACTTGAAAAGCGCCTCTCTGAGGCGTTGAATGCGCCAGTTTCGGTAGCGGCTACCACCACCGATGGTCTTGGTTTTCTCTCCGATGCCCGCGGCGTGGCCGCGGTTGCAACCGCTCTATTGGCCCGGCGTAGCTAG